The Anopheles coluzzii chromosome 2, AcolN3, whole genome shotgun sequence genome window below encodes:
- the LOC120947536 gene encoding carboxypeptidase Q-like yields MLRERLAFFGALCAILVSINLVTADSNECELPPGLREEIAQYQPVVDSIFQHIVSGEYAGKTWQSLREFTDRFGPRLTGSKQLEDAIDFAVQEMVAEGLDNVHTEEAIVSHWQRGREWAELVEPFQKKLPMLGLGKSVGTAPEGIRAEVIAVESFEEFENFTADQVEGKIVVFVPAWAGYGATVQYRSESASVAAKKGAAAVLVRSMAPFSIGTPHTGTLSYDPEVRRIPAAAITVEDAMLLLRKYRRGDKMIIHLKMDAMNLDPTISRNTIGELEGHTFKNTSVVVVSGHMDSWDVGTGAMDDAGGVFISWKAVTFLKAMGLRPRRTIRAIYWTAEETGLEGADEYEKQHSEDEEDEFNVFFESDSGTFKPTGLDFSGNSDAHCIFAEIAKLMSGFNDFTYTEGTVGSDIGNWERRGFPGVSLRNKNENYFWYHHSEGDTMELEDPDDLDRSTALWAATAYVIADLSIDIPKDVTDYKPK; encoded by the exons ATGCTTCGAGAGCGGTTGGCATTTTTTGGCGCGCTATGCGCAATACTCGTCTCAATCAATCTCGTAACAGCAGATTCGAACGAATGTGAACTCCCTCCTGGACTACGGGAAGAGATTGCACAATATCAGCCGGTAGTGGATTCGATCTTCCAACACATCGTATCTGGTGAGTATGCGGGCAAGACTTGGCAGAGTTTGCGGGAGTTTACGGATCGGTTTGGACCACGGCTCACTGGATCGAAGCAACTGGAGGATGCGATCGACTTCGCAGTACAAGAAATGGTCGCAGAAGGGCTTGACAATGTTCATACCGAGGAAGCCATCGTATCACACTGGCAACGCGGCCGTGAATGGGCAGAGCTGGTAGAACCATTCCAGAAGAAATTACCCATGCTGGGACTTGGAAAATCAGTTGGAACTGCACCAGAAGGCATCCGGGCAGAAGTGATTGCGGTGGAATCGTTTGAAGAGTTTGAAAACTTCACTGCAGACCAAGTGGAGGGAAAAATTGTAGTTTTTGTTCCCGCATGGGCTGGGTACGGAGCGACTGTTCAATATCGATCCGAATCAGCATCAGTAGCAGCAAAGAAGGGCGCTGCAGCCGTGCTGGTACGTTCAATGGCTCCTTTCTCTATCGGAACGCCTCATACTGGAACGCTTTCATATGATCCGGAAGTGCGCCGTATTCCTGCTGCAGCTATAACGGTAGAAGATGCCATGTTACTCTTGCGCAAGTACCGACGAGGAGATAAGATGATAATTCATCTGAAAATGGATGCCATGAATCTCGATCCAACGATATCGCGAAACACGATTGGCGAGCTAGAGGGTCATACCTTCAAGAACACCTCCGTAGTGGTTGTATCCGGTCACATGGACAGCTGGGACGTTGGGACTGGTGCGATGGACGATGCTGGTGGAGTATTTATTTCGTGGAAGGCCGTGACATTCCTGAAAGCGATGGGACTTAGGCCACGACGCACTATTCGAGCCATTTACTGGACGGCGGAAGAGACAGGTTTAGAAGGTGCCGATGAGTATGAGAAACAGCATTCCGAGGATGAGGAGGACGAGTTCAACGTGTTCTTCGAGTCAGATTCTGGAACATTTAAACCCACTGGTCTTGATTTCTCCGGTAACAGTGATGCCCACTGTATCTTTGCTGAAATTGCTAA ATTGATGTCTGGCTTCAACGATTTCACATATACCGAAGGAACTGTTGGATCAGATATTGGAAACTGGGAAAGAAGAGGATTTCCAGGTGTTTCCTTGCGAAATAAGAACGAAAACTACTTTTG GTATCATCACTCCGAGGGCGATACGATGGAGTTGGAGGATCCTGATGATTTGGATAGAAGTACTGCGTTGTGGGCTGCTACTGCGTATGTGATTGCCGACTTAAGCATCGATATTCCAAAAGATGTAACGGATTACAAACCAAAATAA
- the LOC120951635 gene encoding zinc finger protein 234-like, whose product MDNFTSAQSASNICRGCGGQNAIKPLSVYGNVFKWCTSINVSSSDGLPTRICNRCWEMLTISYEFKVICTRTDRQWRTKNNSDILIESFPVLENAVTDDYEPFEIVDDVQLEEVVEETMLPGTPKEPFDCLYNTIPEIAEGIAIEVEETKEGELFKPEDLSNVESYSLPEYKTTLLKVDDCNQVIDQDAREEVEEFVLEDTVEYLEDTGKEMCPAQDSAPETHNEDLSIEVFKTEPKLPTSRSVRHSCPDCGKQFSSRTNVVRHQHSHRDSKPYQCDICKKEFTQSGTLKTHRYSHFDIKPFVCNVCGKRFTQSKSVKLHLRCHTGEKPYACDMCSAAFRQKNGLQRHMKVHAR is encoded by the exons ATGGATAATTTTACATCAGCACAAAGCGCATCCAACATTTGTCGTGGGTGTGGAGGCCAGAATGCGATAAAACCACTCTCCGTGTATGGAAATGTGTTTAAGTGGTGCACATCTATCAAT GTCTCCAGCTCCGATGGACTACCCACCCGAATATGCAATCGATGCTGGGAGATGTTAACGATATCGTACGAATTCAAAGTGATATGCACGCGGACTGACCGACAATGGCGAACGAAGAACAACAGCGACATTCTGATAGAGAGTTTTCCAGTGTTAGAAAATGCCGTGACAGATGATTATGAGCCATTTGAGATAGTAGACGATGTGCAGTTAGAAGAAGTGGTGGAAGAAACAATGTTGCCCGGTACTCCGAAAGAGCCTTTCGATTGTTTGTACAATACCATACCGGAGATAGCAGAGGGCATTGCAATAGAGGTAGAGGAAACCAAAGAAGGTGAATTGTTTAAACCGGAGGACTTGTCGAACGTAGAAAGCTATTCACTGCCAGAATATAAAACTACATTGTTGAAGGTTGATGATTGCAATCAAGTAATCGACCAAGACGCCCGGGAAGAGGTTGAAGAGTTTGTGCTCGAAGACACGGTAGAATATCTGGAGGATACGGGCAAGGAAATGTGTCCGGCACAGGACAGCGCTCCGGAAACGCACAACGAGGATTTATCGATTGAAGTCTtcaaaaccgaaccgaaattGCCCACCTCGCGTTCGGTACGGCATTCTTGTCCGGACTGTGGCAAGCAATTCTCGTCCAGAACTAACGTGGTACGGCACCAGCATTCACACAGAGACTCAAAACCGTATCAATGCGACATCTGCAAGAAAGAGTTCACGCAAAGCGGTACGCTGAAAACGCACCGATACTCTCACTTCGACATAAAACCGTTCGTGTGTAACGTGTGCGGCAAACGATTTACGCAGAGCAAATCAGTGAAACTTCACCTTCGTTGCCATACCGGTGAAAAGCCATACGCTTGTGATATGTGTAGTGCGGCATTCCGGCAGAAGAATGGACTGCAAAGGCACATGAAGGTGCACGCACGGTGA
- the LOC120947534 gene encoding probable RNA-binding protein CG14230, whose protein sequence is MILKSHRLFIGNIPAGTSEQELSQEFSAYGNVEAIEIKTKTNPLNDSVDTFGFVTLQTEDHIVPQCIKEFKQQQYKGAYLNVSRAKESFLEKLKREREEAEAQKRNSSSLDPYTKPVEEKVAKEPVASLPTLPTLPTLGKDDDSSSSESSESESEEEKPSSPQTAPTRRSQAPKQEDEIVKKWNQETYIEHGKLKIVPITGKVTEVIDRTKPHQKRTEDKKLGEKARIADEKRKQGLNNLKSAYEQQQLAIKSALAGATANNKKKITFDDEDDAPGQKKLSLFDGPEDEDDDGFKANFTLRKQMLGEEGQKLYEMQTTYQADNRFRLDARFDEDAGKPAEVQTPQSKAKDKERKKQLEILSNVVGKPIIAENRVESKNNVQMQRFDPTQQKESDQNETHEPAVKASDRKKAERREEDFKVSEQKFYNVSDSFSLSSRGQSQGFSLLSMFGTANDTSDSKMHVDETLYDKPLKSDAKFRYESSDSEDEQSRKKQKKHETKADGEKEGKGKEKLKKHKAHKTGSGYYTKQGIWKDFFFFLPNDSRLDAGREFLGYVPDTDGSLKSAKEAVVGLTETDVQNIRQLYKKRRQRESKFVHKESKLGLKRLKMKSTVKRGKMNKVK, encoded by the exons ATGATTCTAAAATCGCATCGCCTTTTTATCGGCAACATTCCTGCGGGAACGAGTGAGCAAGAGCTGAGCCAAGAATTCAGTGCATATGGCAATGTGGAAGCGATAGAGattaaaacgaaaacaaacccaTTGAACGATTCGGTTGATACGTTCGGTTTTGTGACCCTCCAGACGGAGGACCATATCGTGCCGCAAT GCATCAAGGAgtttaaacaacaacaatacaaaGGAGCGTACTTGAACGTGTCCAGAGCGAAGGAATCTTTCCTAGAGAAGTTGAAACGTGAAAGAGAGGAGGCCGAGGCACAGAAGAGGAATAGTTCGTCGTTAGATCCGTACACTAAACCTGTGGAggaaaaagttgcaaaagaaCCCGTAGCCAGCCTTCCTACATTACCCACATTACCCACACTAGGCAAGGATGATGATAGCAGCTCCTCTGAGAGCTCAGAATCGGAAAGCGAAGAAGAGAAGCCATCTAGTCCGCAAACTGCACCCACACGCAGATCTCAGGCACCAAAGCAAGAAGAtgaaattgtgaaaaaatGGAACCAAGAAACGTACATTGAGCATGGGAAACTGAAAATCGTTCCCATTACCGGGAAGGTGACGGAAGTGATTGATCGCACAAAGCCGCACCAGAAACGAACGGAGGATAAGAAACTTGGCGAAAAAGCTCGCATAGCAGATGAAAAACGAAAGCAAGGTCTGAACAATTTGAAATCTGCGTacgagcagcaacagctcgCCATCAAAAGTGCTCTTGCCGGTGCAACGgcaaacaacaagaaaaagatCACGTTTGACGATGAAGATGACGCACCGGGCCAGAAGAAATTGTCGCTGTTTGATGGGCCGGAAGATGAGGACGACGATGGATTCAAGGCTAATTTCACCTTGCGCAAGCAGATGCTTGGAGAGGAGGGCCAAAAGTTGTACGAAATGCAAACCACCTATCAGGCGGACAATCGTTTCCGTTTGGATGCGCGGTTTGATGAAGATGCTGGTAAACCTGCCGAAGTGCAAACGCCACAATCGAAGGCAAAGgataaggaaagaaaaaagcaactGGAGATTCTTTCCAATGTGGTAGGCAAACCGATCATTGCGGAAAATCGAGTTGAAAG CAAAAACAACGTGCAAATGCAACGGTTCGATCCTACGCAGCAAAAAGAATCGGaccaaaatgaaacacacGAACCAGCGGTGAAAGCATCCGACCGGAAAAAGGCAGAACGGCGGGAGGAAGATTTTAAAGTTTCtgagcaaaagttttacaATGTGTCGGATAGCTTCTCATTATCGTCCCGCGGTCAATCGCAGGGCTTTAGTTTGCTTTCCATGTTTGGAACGGCGAACGATACCAGCGATAGCAAGATGCACGTAGATGAAACGCTGTACGATAAGCCGCTGAAAAGTGATGCCAAGTTCCGGTATGAATCTTCCGATAGTGAGGATGAACAGAGTcgcaaaaaacagaagaaacacgaaactAAAGCCGATGGCGAAaaggaagggaaaggaaaagaaaagctgaaaaagcacaaagcacacaaaacTGGGTCAGGATATTACACGAAGCAGGGAATATGGAaggatttctttttcttccttccaaaTGATTCACGTCTCGATG CTGGCCGAGAATTTCTCGGATACGTTCCTGATACGGACGGCAGTTTAAAATCAGCCAAGGAAGCGGTAGTCGGATTGACCGAGACTGATGTGCAAAACATTCGCCAATTGTACAAAAAACGACGACAACGCGAAAGTAAATTTGTTCACAAAGAATCGAAACTAGGTCTTAAGCGGCTTAAAATGAAAAGTACGGTAAAGCGGGGCAAGATGAACAAGGTGAAGTAG
- the LOC120952195 gene encoding uncharacterized protein LOC120952195 has translation MLRFGALRYKRLNNASGACGDEPESESSSPAKGKLVGKSVHHSATTTPTTTPTRHQQQQQRLHNQLNGTAMKNVNTTTSDQKRPRSNFMLIVGGLSGKSALPESVPAKSPSAHVTVQPSSPSSNFKLLSGKFAIDSKRKINCKTRIYKCIKRILKRNSIHASPQSCKDHQQHHHHPRSHRMPAALRSPNAADYREIKTLLEKQHRDLEYDVNLAKCVEKPAFIKKIAINMLQSAVSNEKEDSTLVLHREQTATVTGTIQSDLEQEREYRRLLDECWYHENLPRSLSLQLLADKLPGSFLVRKSTTQPDCYALSLRVPPGSGPRIAHYLIVRTPTEGYKIKGFQKEFSSLRALIVHHSVMPEALPVPLAVPRPVNLVVKTKFDDDYETVFDLAKVVQHH, from the exons ATGTTGCGCTTCGGAGCACTACGGTATAAGCGATTGAATAATGCCAGCGGTGCGTGCGGCGACGAGCCGGAGAGTGAAAGCAGCAGCCCGGCCAAGGGAAAGCTCGTCGGAAAATCTGTACACCATTCCGCAACGACAACACCGACGACAACGCCAACGagacaccagcagcaacagcagcgacTGCACAATCAGCTGAATGGAACcgcaatgaaaaat GTTAACACAACGACATCGGACCAGAAACGACCTCGTAGCAATTTCATGCTCATCGTTGGCGGCCTGTCGGGAAAGTCTGCCCTGCCCGAGTCCGTTCCGGCCAAATCGCCTTCTGCACACGTTACCGTCCAGCCTTCGTCGCCTTCGTCCAACTTTAAGCTGCTGAGCGGAAAGTTCGCGATCGACAGCAAGCGAAAGATCAACTGCAAAACGCGAATCTACAAGTGCATCAAGCGCATCCTGAAACGCAACTCCATTCATGCCAGCCCGCAGTCGTGCAAggaccaccagcagcaccaccaccacccgagAAGTCATCGAATGCCGGCCGCACTCCGTTCGCCGAATGCTGCCGACTATCGCGAGATCAAGACACTGCTAGAGAAGCAGCACCGTGATCTTGAGTACGATGTCAACCTGGCCAAGTGCGTCGAAAAGCCTGCCTTT ATCAAAAAGATCGCCATCAACATGCTGCAGTCCGCTGTCTCGAACGAGAAGGAAGACAGTACGCTCGTGCTACACCGGGAACAGACAGCGACCGTTACCGGCACAATCCAGAGCGATCTTGAGCAGGAGCGGGAGTATCGCCGGCTGCTGGATGAATGCTGGTACCACGAAAACCTGCCCCGAAGCCTGTCcctgcagctgctggcggACAAACTGCCCGGCAGCTTCCTGGTGCGCAAAAGCACAACCCAGCCCGACTGTTACGCGTTATCGCTGCGCGTCCCGCCAGGATCGGGACCGCGGATTGCACACTACCTCATCGTACGCACGCCCACGGAAGGATACAAGATCAAAGGCTTCCAGAAGGAGTTCAGCTCGCTCCGTGCCCTGATTGTGCATCATTCAGTGATGCCGGAAGCGCTGCCCGTGCCGCTTGCCGTACCGCGGCCGGTCAACCTGGTGGTAAAGACCAAGTTTGACGACGACTACGAAACCGTGTTCGATCTGGCCAAGGTGGTGCAGCATCATTAG
- the LOC120951636 gene encoding small VCP/p97-interacting protein, translating to MGLCSSCFRGSTEELLTPDVEVRRQQQREAAERRRIEQESRGIKDMDKVRRQQQRAMEQERREQEASRMGGQPTLKWQQD from the exons ATGGGATTGTGCTCTTCGTGTTTTCGTGGATCTACTGAGGAATTGCTTACACCCGATGTA GAGGTACGacgtcagcagcagcgtgaAGCGGCGGAACGGCGACGAATAGAGCAGGAATCGCGTGGCATCAAGGATATGGATAAAGTTCGCCGCCAGCAGCAACGAGCGATGGAGCAAGAACGCCGTGAGCAAGAGGCCAGTCGTATGGGAGGACAACCTACCTTGAAG TGGCAACAAGATTAA